A single region of the Pristis pectinata isolate sPriPec2 chromosome 25, sPriPec2.1.pri, whole genome shotgun sequence genome encodes:
- the LOC127583048 gene encoding LOW QUALITY PROTEIN: basic proline-rich protein-like (The sequence of the model RefSeq protein was modified relative to this genomic sequence to represent the inferred CDS: deleted 2 bases in 1 codon), whose product PPTPPPPPPPPPPPPPPPPPPPPPPPPPPPPPPPPPPPPPPPPPPPPPPPPPPPPPPPPPPPPPPPPPPPPPPPPPPPPPPPPPPPPPPPPPPPPPPPPPPPPPPPPPPPPPPPPPPPPPPPPPPPPPPPPPPPPPPPPPPPPPTPPPPPPPPPPPPPPPPPPPPPPPPPPPPPPPPPPPPPPPPPPPPPPPPPPPPPPPPPPPPPPPPPPPPPPPPPPPPPPPPPPPPPPPPPPPPPPPPPPPPPPPPPPPPPPPPPPPPPPPPPPPPPPPPPPPPPTPPPPPPPPPPPPPPPPPPPPPPPPPPPPPPPHPPPPPPPPPPPPPPPPPPPPPPPPPPPHPPPTPPPPPPPPPPPPPPPPPPPPPPPPPPPPPPPPPPPPPPPPPPPPPPPPPPPPPPPPPPPPPPPPPPPPPPPPPPPPPPPPPPPPHPPPPPPPPPPPPPPPPPPPPPPPPPPPPPPPPPPPPPPPPPPPPPPPPPPPPPPPPPPPPPPPPPPPPPPPPPPPPPPPPPPPPPPPPQLCI is encoded by the exons ccccccacccccccccccccccccccccccccccccccccccccccccccccccccccccccccccccccccccccccccccccccccccccccccccaccccccccccccccccccccccccccccccccccccccccccccccccccccccccccccccccccccccccccccccccccccccccccccccccccgccccccccccccccccccccccccccccccccccccccccccccccccccccccccccccccccccccccccccccccccccccccccccccccccccccccccccccccccccccccccccccccccccccccccccccccccccccccccccccccccccccccccccccccccccccccccccccccccccccccccccccccccccccccccccccccccccccccccccacccccccccccccccccccccccccccccccccccccccccccccccccccccccccccccccccccccccccccccccccccccccccccccccccccccccccccccccccccccccccccccccccccccccccccccccccccccccccccccccccccccccccccccccccccccccccccccccccccccccccccccccccccccccccccccccccccccccccccccccccccccccccccccccccccccccccccccccccccccccccccacccccccccccccccccccccccccccccccccccccccccccccccc cccccccccccccccccccccccccccccccccccccccccccccccccccccccccccccccccccccacccccccccccccccccccccccccccccccccccccccccccccccccccccccccccccaccccccccccccccccccccccccccccccccccacccccccccccccccaccccccccccccccccccccccccccccccccaccccccccccccccccccccccccccccccccccaccccccccccacccccccccccccccccccccccccccccccccccccccccccccccccccccccccccccccccccccccccccccccccccccccccccccccccccccccccccccccccccccccccccccccccccccccccccccccccccccccccccccccccccccccccccccccccccccccccccccccccccccccccccccccccccccccccccccccccccccccccccccccccccccccccccccccacccccccccccccccccccccccccccccccccccccccccccccccccccccccccccccccccccccccccccccccccccccccccccccccccccccccccccccccccccccccccccccccccccccccccccccccccccccccccccccccccccccccccccccccccacccccccccccccccccaccccccccccccccccccccccccccccccccccccccccccccccccccccccccccccccccccccccaactctgcatc